The genome window TATATCAGCAAATAATTGGCTCCAAAATTCACTCTTTGATGCACCACCTGTAAACCTAAGTCTTTTAATATCAAAAGTTTTACCAAGTTGTTCGATATGGTATCTATGGTTAAAAGCTACGCCTTCATATATTGCTCTTAAGAGATCCCATTTTTTATAATCACCTTTAATACCAATAAAGGCCCCTGAGCCGTTTTTAAAGGGTGAGCCAAATAAAAATGGTAAAAAAATTA of Deferribacterota bacterium contains these proteins:
- a CDS encoding FGGY-family carbohydrate kinase, whose protein sequence is IFLPFLFGSPFKNGSGAFIGIKGDYKKWDLLRAIYEGVAFNHRYHIEQLGKTFDIKRLRFTGGASKSEFWSQLFADITEKNIETVDKQETGCFGNALIAMIMLGKIKKIDDINKYINIKNTFKPIYSYNNKYRIYLECCKSLENVWTQLDQL